One region of Pogona vitticeps strain Pit_001003342236 chromosome 1, PviZW2.1, whole genome shotgun sequence genomic DNA includes:
- the POU3F2 gene encoding POU domain, class 3, transcription factor 2 yields MATTASNHYSLLTASSPMVHAEPPGSMQPGAGYRDAQALVQADYALQSNGHPLSHAHQWITALSHGGGGGGGGGGGGGGGGGGGGGGGGGGGGGGGDSPWSTSPLGQQDIKPSVVQAGGRGDELQAPQQHHPQQPQPPPPPPPQGRPPHLVHHAGSHHAAVAAAVAWRTGGSAHLPPGMAAANGGGQGGLLYSQPPPGFTVNGMLGAGQPGMHHHGLRDAHEEPPPPPPPHHPDHLAQQQQQQQQHPHGQQPPPHHHPHHHHEAHSDEDTPTSDDLEQFAKQFKQRRIKLGFTQADVGLALGTLYGNVFSQTTICRFEALQLSFKNMCKLKPLLNKWLEEADSSSGSPTSIDKIAAQGRKRKKRTSIEVSVKGALESHFLKCPKPSAQEITSLADSLQLEKEVVRVWFCNRRQKEKRMTPPGGTLPGAEDVYGASRDTPPPHHGEQDWGDALPLPSNHPLTTLLQSCL; encoded by the coding sequence ATGGCGACCACAGCGTCTAACCACTACAGCCTGCTCACCGCCAGCTCGCCCATGGTGCACGCCGAGCCGCCGGGGAGCATGCAGCCGGGCGCCGGCTACCGGGACGCCCAGGCGCTGGTGCAGGCGGACTACGCGCTGCAGAGCAACGGGCACCCGCTCAGCCACGCTCACCAGTGGATCACAGCCCTGTcccacggcggcggcggcggcggcggcggtggcggcggcggcggaggcggcggcggcggcggagggggcggcggaggcggcggcggaggcggcggaggGGACTCGCCGTGGTCGACCAGCCCGCTGGGCCAGCAGGACATCAAGCCCTCGGTGGTGCAGGCCGGCGGCCGCGGGGACGAGCTGCAAGCCCCGCAGCAGCATCACCCGCAGCagccccagccgccgccgccgccgccgccgcaagGCAGACCGCCCCACCTGGTGCACCACGCCGGGAGCCACCACGCCGCCGTGGCAGCGGCCGTGGCGTGGCGGACGGGCGGCTCGGCTCACCTGCCGCCCGGGATGGCCGCGGCCAACGGGGGCGGCCAGGGCGGGCTCCTCTACTCCCAGCCGCCGCCGGGCTTCACGGTCAACGGGATGCTGGGCGCCGGGCAACCGGGCATGCACCACCACGGCCTGCGGGACGCCCacgaggagccgccgccgccgccgcccccgcacCACCCGGACCACCtcgcgcagcagcagcagcagcagcagcagcatccgcacgggcagcagccgccgccgcatCACCACCCGCACCACCACCACGAGGCGCACTCGGACGAGGACACGCCGACCTCGGACGACCTGGAGCAGTTCGCCAAGCAGTTCAAGCAGCGGCGGATCAAACTGGGATTTACCCAAGCGGACGTGGGCTTGGCCTTGGGCACCCTCTACGGCAACGTCTTCTCGCAGACCACCATCTGCAGGTTCGAGGCCCTGCAGCTCAGCTTCAAGAACATGTGCAAGTTGAAGCCTTTGTTGAACAAGTGGCTCGAGGAGGCGGACTCCTCGTCCGGCAGCCCCACCAGCATAGACAAGATCGCCGCGCAGGGGCGCAAGCGGAAAAAGCGCACCTCCATCGAGGTGAGCGTCAAGGGCGCCCTCGAGAGCCATTTCCTCAAGTGCCCCAAGCCCTCTGCCCAGGAGATCACCTCGCTGGCGGACAGCCTCCAGCTCGAGAAAGAGGTGGTCCGCGTGTGGTTTTGTAacaggagacagaaagagaaacgCATGACTCCCCCGGGAGGGACTCTGCCGGGAGCCGAGGACGTGTATGGGGCCAGCAGGGACACGCCGCCGCCGCACCACGGG